In a genomic window of Arachnia rubra:
- a CDS encoding winged helix-turn-helix transcriptional regulator translates to MKTECISDFVSLNGKKYPCPISVVMDLVGGKWKAVILYHLQEGPKRFSDLRRALISPTETVLSNQLKQLEQDGLISRQVFGSKPPLKTVYSLTDFGLTFLPALKALTQWGNQVVSERGRFE, encoded by the coding sequence ATGAAAACGGAATGTATCAGCGACTTCGTCAGTTTGAATGGGAAGAAATACCCCTGCCCGATCAGCGTCGTCATGGACCTGGTGGGCGGAAAATGGAAAGCAGTCATCCTCTACCATCTACAGGAAGGCCCGAAGCGTTTCAGCGATCTGCGGCGCGCTCTCATATCACCGACAGAGACAGTATTGAGCAACCAGCTCAAGCAGCTAGAACAGGACGGATTAATATCACGACAGGTCTTCGGAAGCAAACCACCTCTCAAAACGGTGTATTCGCTCACCGATTTCGGACTCACCTTCCTACCAGCACTGAAGGCGTTGACACAGTGGGGCAACCAGGTGGTGTCGGAGCGAGGACGATTTGAGTGA